In Bacteroides coprosuis DSM 18011, the following are encoded in one genomic region:
- a CDS encoding hypothetical protein (IMG reference gene:2504107235) codes for MNPRIVQIFLALGIIALAGATIEQLSRGVYSLIFLDIFLILGTAKR; via the coding sequence ATGAACCCACGCATTGTACAGATATTCCTTGCTTTGGGAATAATAGCTCTAGCAGGAGCAACAATTGAACAGCTTTCCAGAGGTGTGTACAGTTTGATATTCTTGGATATATTCCTTATTCTTGGCACAGCGAAAAGATAA